A genome region from Brachymonas denitrificans includes the following:
- the phaZ gene encoding polyhydroxyalkanoate depolymerase, which produces MLYQIYETQRSLMEPFAELALAASRMFTNPVLPFSHAPGANRMAAGYNLLHRLAKDYEKPRFEIESVDVDGAEVTIHERVEINKPFCELRRFKRYADDTETLEKLLRNPVVLIVAPLSGHYATLLRDTVRTMLKDHKVYITDWKNARDVPLSEGGFNLNDYVNYVQEFIRYLQKENGECHVVSVCQPTVPVLAAVSLMASRGEQTPATMTMMGGPVDASKSPTAVNDLAVKRSIEWFENNVIYRVPSGYPGEGRRVYPGFLQFAGFVAMNPNRHATSYYDYFKDLVRGDGESTEAHRKFYDEYNAVLDMDAEYYLDTIETVFQEFKLVNGTWDVKGVDGQIERVRPQDITRTAVMAIEGELDDIAGLGQTQASLEMCTGVPDSEKLYYEVKGAGHYGIFSGRRWREMAYPVLRDFILRHHSGIVTAKRRRASQPNLDDLAKREEIYEQLQLAHESAYKQPDAAVTEAAVPAAEPAPQARTTTRKAAAKPAAKPAATRTRKPAAKATVAETPAAPAKTAAQTASAVAGEAVAKAAAAVAATQAPETTQGAAGNEAAAKPGRTAAATPQADSKPASVEVPPQQAASSALLQQADADKPVTTWRHPGAAEEQTEQALADSQQS; this is translated from the coding sequence ATGCTTTACCAGATCTACGAGACTCAACGTTCTCTGATGGAACCGTTCGCGGAACTTGCCCTGGCGGCATCCCGCATGTTCACCAATCCCGTGCTCCCGTTCAGCCACGCCCCGGGTGCCAACCGCATGGCGGCCGGCTACAACCTGCTGCACCGTCTGGCCAAGGATTACGAAAAGCCCCGCTTCGAAATCGAATCGGTGGACGTGGACGGCGCCGAAGTCACCATCCATGAGCGTGTCGAGATCAACAAGCCCTTCTGCGAACTGCGCCGCTTCAAGCGCTACGCCGACGACACCGAAACCCTGGAAAAACTGCTGCGCAACCCGGTCGTGCTGATCGTGGCGCCGCTCTCCGGCCACTACGCCACCCTGCTGCGCGACACCGTCCGCACCATGCTGAAGGACCACAAGGTCTACATCACCGACTGGAAGAACGCGCGTGACGTGCCGCTGTCCGAAGGCGGCTTCAACCTGAACGACTATGTCAACTACGTGCAGGAATTCATCCGCTATCTGCAGAAGGAAAACGGCGAGTGCCACGTTGTGAGCGTGTGCCAGCCCACCGTTCCGGTGCTGGCGGCCGTTTCGCTGATGGCTTCGCGCGGCGAGCAGACCCCTGCCACCATGACCATGATGGGCGGCCCGGTGGATGCCAGCAAGTCCCCCACCGCCGTGAACGATCTGGCCGTCAAGCGCAGCATCGAGTGGTTCGAGAACAACGTGATCTACCGCGTGCCCTCCGGCTATCCGGGCGAAGGTCGCCGCGTGTATCCCGGCTTCCTGCAGTTCGCCGGCTTCGTGGCCATGAACCCCAACCGCCACGCCACCAGCTACTACGACTACTTCAAGGATCTCGTTCGCGGCGATGGCGAAAGCACGGAAGCGCACCGCAAGTTCTACGACGAGTACAACGCCGTGCTCGACATGGATGCCGAGTATTACCTGGACACCATCGAGACCGTGTTCCAGGAGTTCAAGCTGGTCAACGGCACCTGGGACGTGAAGGGCGTGGACGGTCAGATCGAGCGCGTGCGCCCGCAGGACATCACCAGGACGGCCGTGATGGCGATCGAAGGCGAACTGGACGACATCGCCGGCCTCGGTCAGACCCAGGCATCCCTGGAAATGTGCACTGGCGTTCCGGACAGCGAAAAGCTCTATTACGAAGTCAAGGGTGCCGGCCACTACGGCATCTTCAGTGGCCGCCGCTGGCGCGAAATGGCCTACCCGGTGCTGCGCGACTTCATCCTGAGGCACCACAGCGGCATCGTCACCGCCAAGCGCCGCAGGGCCTCGCAACCCAACCTGGATGACCTGGCCAAGCGCGAGGAAATCTACGAACAGCTGCAGCTGGCCCACGAATCGGCCTACAAGCAGCCGGATGCAGCGGTTACCGAAGCAGCCGTTCCGGCCGCCGAGCCGGCTCCGCAGGCGCGCACCACCACGCGCAAGGCGGCCGCAAAACCGGCAGCCAAGCCCGCAGCCACCCGCACGCGCAAGCCGGCTGCCAAGGCCACCGTGGCCGAAACGCCTGCTGCTCCTGCAAAGACCGCTGCCCAGACAGCCTCTGCTGTGGCAGGCGAAGCGGTGGCCAAGGCCGCTGCCGCAGTCGCAGCGACCCAGGCTCCCGAAACCACCCAGGGCGCAGCCGGCAACGAGGCCGCTGCCAAACCCGGGCGCACGGCTGCCGCCACGCCGCAGGCAGACAGCAAGCCCGCTTCTGTCGAAGTGCCGCCGCAGCAGGCAGCCAGCAGCGCCCTCCTCCAGCAGGCGGACGCTGACAAGCCGGTCACCACCTGGCGCCACCCTGGTGCTGCCGAGGAACAGACCGAGCAGGCCCTGGCAGACAGCCAGCAGTCCTGA
- a CDS encoding amino acid aminotransferase yields MSLFSAVEMAPRDPILGLNEQYNADTNPNKVNLGVGVYFDDNGKLPLLQCVQAAEKAMMDKPAARGYLPIDGLAAYDNAVKALVFGADSAVVKDGRVATVQALGGTGGLKIGADFLKKLNPNAKVLISDPSWENHRALFTNAGFTVETYAYYDADKLGVNVDGMLASLNAAEAGTIVVLHACCHNPTGYDITPEQWDKVVEVVKAKGLVAFLDMAYQGFGHGIAEDGAVIGKFVAAGLNFFVSTSFSKSFSLYGERVGALSVVCESKEEAARVLSQLKIVVRTNYSNPPTHGGTVVATVLNNPELRAQWEQELGEMRTRIKAMRQALVDGLKAAGVQRDMSFITKQIGMFSYSGLTKDQMVRLRNEFGVYGTDTGRMCVAALNSKNVAYVCESIAKVL; encoded by the coding sequence ATGTCCCTTTTCTCCGCCGTCGAAATGGCCCCCCGCGACCCGATCCTGGGCCTGAACGAACAGTACAACGCCGACACCAACCCCAACAAGGTCAACCTGGGCGTGGGCGTGTACTTTGACGACAACGGCAAGCTGCCCCTGCTGCAGTGCGTGCAGGCTGCAGAGAAGGCCATGATGGACAAGCCCGCCGCCCGCGGCTACCTGCCGATCGACGGCCTGGCCGCCTACGACAACGCTGTCAAGGCGCTGGTGTTCGGCGCCGACAGCGCCGTGGTCAAGGACGGCCGTGTGGCCACCGTGCAGGCCCTGGGCGGCACCGGTGGCCTGAAGATCGGCGCCGACTTCCTGAAGAAGCTCAACCCCAACGCCAAGGTGCTGATCAGCGACCCGAGCTGGGAAAACCACCGCGCCCTGTTCACCAACGCCGGCTTCACGGTCGAAACCTATGCCTACTACGATGCCGACAAGCTGGGCGTGAACGTCGACGGCATGCTGGCCAGCCTGAACGCGGCCGAAGCCGGCACCATCGTGGTGCTGCACGCCTGCTGCCACAACCCCACCGGCTACGACATTACCCCCGAGCAGTGGGACAAGGTCGTTGAAGTGGTCAAGGCCAAGGGTCTGGTTGCCTTCCTCGACATGGCCTACCAGGGCTTCGGCCACGGCATCGCCGAAGACGGCGCCGTGATCGGCAAGTTCGTGGCCGCCGGCCTGAACTTCTTCGTCTCCACCTCCTTCAGCAAGAGCTTCAGCCTGTACGGCGAGCGCGTAGGCGCCCTGAGCGTGGTGTGCGAGAGCAAGGAAGAAGCCGCCCGCGTGCTGAGCCAGCTCAAGATCGTGGTGCGTACCAACTACAGCAACCCGCCCACGCATGGCGGCACCGTGGTTGCCACCGTGCTGAACAACCCCGAGCTGCGCGCCCAGTGGGAGCAGGAGCTGGGCGAGATGCGCACCCGCATCAAGGCCATGCGCCAGGCCCTGGTCGACGGCCTGAAGGCTGCCGGCGTACAGCGCGACATGTCCTTCATCACCAAGCAGATCGGCATGTTCAGCTACTCCGGCCTGACCAAGGACCAGATGGTGCGCCTGCGCAACGAGTTCGGCGTGTACGGCACCGACACCGGCCGCATGTGCGTGGCTGCGCTCAACAGCAAGAACGTCGCCTACGTCTGCGAGAGCATCGCCAAGGTGCTGTAA
- the uvrB gene encoding excinuclease ABC subunit UvrB, translated as MSASPHTEILADPAQATAPAGEFVQFPDSPFQLFQPYPPAGDQPTAINELVEGIHDGEAYQTLLGVTGSGKTFTMANVIARLGRPAIVFAPNKTLAAQLYSEFREFFPKNAVEYFVSYYDYYQPEAYVPQRDLFIEKDSAINEHIEQMRLSCTKSLLERRDVVIVATVSAIYGIGKPESYHRMIMTLRAGDQYSQRDIIGQLVRMQYQRNEMEFTRGKFRVRGDTIDVFPAEHSELALRIELFDDEIETLQLFDPLTGKVRQKLARFTVYPSSHYVTPREQVLSAVEGIKLELADRLKYFYDEGKLVEAQRLEQRTRFDLEMLAEVGHCKGIENYSRHLAGTLPGEAPSTLTDYLPADTVMFLDESHVMIGQLGAMYNGDRSRKTTLVEYGFRLPSALDNRPLKFEEFERKMRQVVFVSATPADYEKTHAGQVVEQVVRPTGLVDPEVEVRPATSQVDDVLQEIRNRTEQGDRVLITTLTKRMAEQLTDYLTENGVKVRYLHSDVDTVERVEIIRDLRLGSFDVLVGINLLREGLDIPEVSLVAILDADKEGFLRSERSLIQTIGRAARNVNGKAILYADRITDSMQRAISETERRRAKQMAFNEAHGITPRSVVKQVRDLIDGVYSEKASKAAQQQEMQRAYAEELSEKDLAKEIKRLERQMMEHAKNLEFEQAARTRDQLAALRERVLGGAGHDVVN; from the coding sequence ATGTCCGCAAGCCCCCACACCGAAATCCTTGCCGATCCCGCCCAGGCTACCGCACCTGCGGGAGAGTTCGTGCAGTTTCCCGATTCGCCGTTCCAGCTGTTCCAGCCGTATCCGCCGGCAGGCGACCAGCCCACGGCCATCAACGAACTGGTGGAGGGCATCCACGATGGCGAGGCCTACCAGACCCTGCTGGGCGTGACCGGCTCGGGCAAGACCTTCACCATGGCCAACGTGATTGCCCGCCTGGGCCGTCCGGCCATCGTGTTTGCGCCGAACAAGACGCTGGCGGCGCAGCTTTACAGCGAATTCCGCGAGTTCTTTCCGAAGAACGCGGTGGAATACTTCGTGAGCTACTACGACTACTACCAGCCGGAAGCCTATGTGCCGCAGCGCGACCTGTTCATCGAGAAGGACAGCGCGATCAACGAGCATATCGAGCAGATGCGACTGAGTTGCACCAAGAGCCTGCTGGAGCGGCGCGACGTGGTGATCGTGGCGACCGTCTCGGCCATCTACGGCATCGGCAAGCCCGAGAGCTACCACCGCATGATCATGACGCTGCGCGCCGGTGACCAGTACAGCCAGCGCGACATCATCGGGCAGCTGGTGCGCATGCAGTACCAGCGCAACGAGATGGAATTCACGCGCGGCAAGTTCCGCGTGCGGGGCGACACCATCGACGTGTTTCCTGCCGAGCACAGCGAACTGGCGCTGCGCATCGAGCTGTTCGATGACGAAATCGAGACGCTGCAGCTGTTCGACCCGCTCACCGGCAAGGTGCGGCAGAAACTGGCGCGCTTTACGGTGTATCCGAGCAGCCATTACGTCACGCCGCGCGAGCAGGTGCTGAGCGCCGTGGAGGGCATCAAGCTGGAGCTGGCGGATCGTCTGAAGTACTTTTACGACGAAGGCAAACTGGTGGAGGCGCAGCGGCTGGAGCAGCGCACGCGCTTCGACCTGGAGATGCTGGCCGAAGTGGGGCACTGCAAGGGCATTGAAAACTACTCACGCCATCTGGCGGGCACGCTGCCGGGCGAGGCGCCGAGCACGCTGACCGACTATCTGCCGGCTGATACCGTCATGTTCCTGGACGAGAGCCACGTGATGATCGGCCAGCTCGGCGCGATGTACAACGGCGACCGTTCGCGCAAGACCACGCTGGTGGAGTATGGTTTTCGCCTGCCGAGTGCGCTGGACAACCGGCCGCTCAAGTTCGAGGAATTCGAGCGCAAGATGCGGCAGGTGGTGTTCGTCTCGGCCACGCCGGCGGACTACGAAAAGACCCATGCGGGCCAGGTGGTGGAGCAGGTGGTGCGTCCCACCGGCCTGGTCGATCCCGAAGTGGAAGTGCGCCCGGCCACCAGCCAGGTGGACGATGTGCTGCAGGAAATCCGCAACCGCACGGAGCAGGGCGACCGCGTGCTGATCACCACGCTGACCAAGCGCATGGCCGAGCAGTTGACCGACTATCTGACCGAGAACGGCGTGAAGGTGCGCTATCTGCACAGTGACGTGGATACCGTGGAGCGCGTCGAGATCATCCGCGACCTGCGCCTGGGCAGTTTCGATGTGCTGGTGGGCATCAACCTGCTGCGCGAGGGACTGGATATTCCGGAAGTGTCGCTGGTGGCGATTCTGGATGCGGACAAGGAAGGCTTTCTGCGCAGCGAGCGCAGCCTGATCCAGACCATCGGCCGCGCCGCGCGCAACGTGAACGGCAAGGCCATCCTGTATGCCGACCGCATCACGGACAGCATGCAGCGCGCCATTTCCGAGACCGAGCGTCGCCGTGCCAAGCAGATGGCCTTCAACGAGGCGCACGGCATCACGCCGCGCAGCGTGGTCAAGCAGGTGCGCGACCTGATCGATGGCGTCTACAGCGAAAAGGCCAGCAAGGCGGCGCAGCAGCAGGAAATGCAGCGCGCCTATGCCGAAGAGCTGAGCGAGAAGGATCTGGCGAAGGAAATCAAGCGGCTCGAGAGGCAGATGATGGAGCACGCGAAGAACCTGGAGTTCGAGCAGGCGGCGCGTACGCGCGACCAGCTGGCGGCGCTGCGCGAGCGCGTGCTGGGCGGGGCGGGGCACGACGTGGTCAATTGA
- a CDS encoding Fe-S cluster assembly transcription factor, translating into MRLTTKGRFAVTAMIDLALRQSGGPVTLAAISQRQQISLSYLEQLFGKLRRHELVESTRGPGGGYTLARKAGDITVADIVVSVDEQLDATSCGGKANCMGENNGPCMTHDLWTSLNDRMLDFLRSVSLQKLVDEQIAKGVRIEDKPMIKRAISSAPVLKPVRVNAPNSVFALGTVPLSK; encoded by the coding sequence ATGCGACTTACCACCAAAGGACGCTTCGCCGTTACCGCCATGATCGATCTGGCCCTGCGTCAGAGCGGCGGCCCGGTGACACTGGCCGCCATCAGCCAGCGCCAGCAGATTTCGCTGTCGTATCTGGAGCAGCTGTTCGGCAAGCTGCGCCGTCATGAACTGGTCGAATCCACCCGTGGCCCGGGCGGCGGCTATACGCTCGCGCGCAAGGCGGGCGACATCACCGTGGCCGACATTGTCGTGTCGGTGGACGAGCAGCTCGATGCCACCAGCTGCGGCGGCAAGGCCAACTGCATGGGCGAGAACAACGGCCCCTGCATGACGCACGACCTGTGGACCAGCCTGAACGACCGCATGCTCGACTTCCTGCGCTCCGTCTCGCTGCAGAAGCTGGTGGACGAACAGATCGCCAAGGGCGTGCGCATCGAGGACAAGCCCATGATCAAGCGCGCCATCTCTTCCGCGCCCGTGCTCAAGCCGGTGCGCGTGAATGCGCCCAACTCGGTTTTCGCCCTGGGCACCGTGCCGCTTTCCAAATAA
- a CDS encoding IscS subfamily cysteine desulfurase: MTPHFPIYLDYGATTPVDPRVAEAMIPWISEHFGNAASRSHAWGWEAEAAVEKAREQVAELIGADPREIVWTSGATESDNLAIKGAAHFYKSRGKHLITVKTEHKAVLDTMRELERQGFEVSYLDVQENGLLDLDVLKATIRPDTILISVMFVNNEIGVIQDIPAIGALCREKGIVFHVDAAQATGKVEIDVKTMPIDLMSLASHKTYGPKGIGALYVRRKPRVRIEAQMHGGGHERGMRSGTLPTHQCVGMGEAFRIAREEMQKDHEHAARLQKRLLDGLSGIDQVFVNGDMEHRVPHNLNMSFNFVEGESLIMGIKGLAVSSGSACTSASLEPSYVLRALGRSDELAHSSLRMTFGRFTTEEEVDYAINTIKENVAKLRELSPLWEMHQEGIDLSTIEWAAH; the protein is encoded by the coding sequence ATGACGCCTCATTTCCCCATTTACCTCGATTACGGCGCCACCACGCCGGTGGACCCGCGCGTGGCCGAAGCCATGATTCCCTGGATCAGCGAGCATTTCGGCAACGCGGCCTCGCGCAGCCATGCCTGGGGCTGGGAAGCCGAAGCGGCTGTCGAGAAGGCGCGCGAACAGGTGGCCGAACTGATCGGCGCCGATCCGCGCGAGATTGTCTGGACCAGCGGCGCGACCGAATCCGACAACCTGGCCATCAAGGGCGCTGCACACTTCTACAAGAGCCGCGGCAAGCACCTCATCACCGTCAAGACCGAGCACAAGGCCGTGCTGGACACCATGCGCGAGCTGGAGCGTCAGGGCTTTGAAGTGAGCTATCTGGATGTGCAGGAAAACGGCCTGCTGGATCTGGACGTGCTGAAGGCCACCATCCGTCCCGACACCATCCTGATCAGCGTGATGTTCGTGAACAACGAGATCGGCGTGATCCAGGACATTCCGGCCATCGGCGCACTGTGCCGCGAGAAGGGCATCGTGTTCCATGTGGACGCGGCGCAGGCCACCGGCAAGGTGGAGATCGACGTGAAGACCATGCCGATCGACCTGATGAGCCTGGCCAGCCACAAGACCTATGGCCCCAAGGGCATTGGCGCTCTGTACGTGCGCCGCAAGCCGCGTGTGCGCATCGAGGCGCAGATGCACGGCGGTGGCCACGAGCGCGGCATGCGCAGCGGCACGCTGCCCACCCATCAGTGCGTGGGCATGGGCGAGGCCTTCCGCATCGCACGCGAAGAGATGCAGAAGGACCACGAGCATGCCGCCCGCCTGCAGAAGCGTCTGCTGGACGGTCTGAGCGGCATCGATCAGGTGTTCGTCAACGGCGACATGGAGCACCGCGTGCCGCACAACCTGAACATGAGTTTCAACTTCGTCGAGGGCGAGTCGCTCATCATGGGCATCAAGGGCCTGGCGGTGTCCAGCGGCTCTGCCTGTACCAGCGCCAGTCTGGAACCCAGCTACGTGCTGCGCGCCCTGGGCCGCAGCGACGAGCTGGCGCACAGCAGCCTGCGCATGACCTTTGGCCGTTTCACGACGGAAGAGGAGGTGGACTATGCGATCAATACCATCAAGGAAAACGTCGCCAAGCTGCGCGAACTGAGCCCGCTGTGGGAGATGCACCAGGAAGGCATCGACCTGAGCACCATCGAATGGGCGGCCCACTGA
- the iscU gene encoding Fe-S cluster assembly scaffold IscU: protein MAYSDKVIDHYENPRNVGSFDKSDESVGTGMVGAPACGDVMKLQIKVNPSTGVIEDARFKTYGCGSAIASSSLVTEWVKGKTLDEAAALKNSQIAEELALPPVKVHCSILAEDAIKAAVNDYKKKHDATA from the coding sequence ATGGCATACAGTGACAAGGTCATCGACCACTACGAGAACCCCCGCAACGTCGGCTCCTTTGACAAGTCCGACGAGTCCGTCGGTACCGGCATGGTGGGTGCACCGGCCTGTGGCGACGTGATGAAGCTGCAGATCAAGGTCAACCCGAGCACCGGCGTGATCGAGGATGCGCGTTTCAAGACCTATGGCTGTGGTTCTGCCATTGCCAGCAGCTCGCTGGTGACCGAGTGGGTCAAGGGCAAGACGCTGGACGAGGCCGCGGCGCTCAAGAACAGCCAGATTGCCGAAGAACTGGCACTGCCACCGGTGAAAGTGCACTGCTCCATCCTGGCGGAAGACGCCATCAAGGCGGCCGTGAACGACTACAAGAAGAAGCACGACGCAACTGCCTGA
- the iscA gene encoding iron-sulfur cluster assembly protein IscA encodes MAITMTEAAARHVNRSLTKRGKGLGVRLGVKTTGCSGLAYKLEYVDEAEPEDVIFEQHGVKVLVDPKSLSYIDGTELDYVREGLNEGFKFLNPRERDRCGCGESFRV; translated from the coding sequence ATGGCAATCACAATGACTGAAGCGGCGGCCCGCCACGTGAACCGCTCGCTCACCAAACGCGGCAAGGGTCTGGGAGTGCGCCTCGGCGTGAAGACCACGGGTTGCTCCGGCCTGGCCTACAAGCTCGAATATGTGGACGAGGCCGAGCCGGAAGACGTGATCTTCGAACAGCACGGCGTGAAAGTGCTGGTCGATCCGAAGAGCCTGTCGTACATCGACGGCACTGAGCTCGACTATGTGCGCGAAGGCCTGAACGAGGGCTTCAAGTTTCTCAATCCGCGCGAGCGCGACCGTTGCGGTTGCGGCGAGAGCTTCCGCGTCTGA
- the hscB gene encoding Fe-S protein assembly co-chaperone HscB, which yields MNLQDNDFELFQLPLRQQLDLADLDQRWKTLQRQVHPDRFVAQGAAAQRVAMQWSVRINEAYQRLKDPLKRAAYLCELAGVPVEAHSNTAMPADFLMQQMEWREALDDADDAGALQSLAGEVEQARRDALQQVTSAIDEQQDMPAAAALVRRMMFIQKFAQEVRQRQLQQQLQQG from the coding sequence ATGAACCTGCAGGACAACGATTTCGAACTGTTCCAGTTGCCGCTTCGGCAACAGCTGGATCTGGCCGACCTGGACCAGCGCTGGAAGACGCTGCAGCGCCAGGTGCACCCGGACCGCTTCGTGGCGCAGGGGGCTGCGGCGCAGCGGGTGGCCATGCAGTGGTCGGTGCGTATCAACGAAGCCTACCAGCGGCTGAAGGATCCGCTCAAGCGCGCGGCCTATCTGTGCGAACTGGCGGGTGTGCCCGTGGAGGCGCACAGCAACACGGCCATGCCGGCGGACTTTCTGATGCAGCAGATGGAATGGCGCGAGGCGCTGGATGATGCGGACGATGCAGGAGCCTTGCAGAGCCTGGCCGGCGAAGTGGAACAGGCACGGCGCGATGCATTGCAGCAGGTGACGAGCGCCATCGACGAACAGCAGGACATGCCCGCCGCGGCTGCGCTGGTGCGCCGCATGATGTTCATCCAGAAGTTTGCACAGGAAGTGCGTCAGCGGCAGTTGCAGCAGCAATTGCAGCAGGGCTGA
- the hscA gene encoding Fe-S protein assembly chaperone HscA — MALLQISEPGQSPNPHERRIAVGIDLGTTHSLVASMRHGLAECLPDADGKVILPSAVRYLDNGGRQIGAEALRHLTDDPQNTIVSVKRFMGRSLDDIRASHGEHLPYEFVAEDPAKGMVRIRTRGGDKSPVEVSAEILATLRYRAEDTFNDDLYGAVITVPAYFDDAQRQATKDAAQLAGLQVLRLINEPTAAAIAYGLDNASEGVYAVFDLGGGTFDISILRLAQGVFEVIATSGDSALGGDDYDRALVQQVLERAGVSVGTAEDRAALMVAARACKHALTESESAEFIAELSTGTLQQTVTRADFDAATAALTQRCMQVVQTTLHDAQLLPSDVQGVVMVGGSTRMPHIQQAVGRFFGTTPLTNLNPDEVVALGAAIQANQLAGNSTNGELLLLDVIPLSLGIETMGGLVERIIPRNQTIPVAMAQDFTTYQDGQTAMSLHVVQGERDMVQDCRSLARFTLRGIPPMAAGAARIRVTFTVDADGLLHVSAREQGSGVEASIEVKPSYGLSDDAIATMLQESFTTAEQDMAARALAEARVDADRMVLATRSALAADGDLLTEAERQSIEWLIVALQETAKGSQPADIEAATKALATGTEAFAAMRMNRGIQQALAGHNIEEI; from the coding sequence ATGGCACTCCTCCAGATCTCCGAACCCGGGCAATCGCCCAATCCGCACGAGCGGCGCATTGCCGTCGGCATCGACCTGGGCACCACGCACTCGCTGGTGGCCTCCATGCGCCACGGCCTGGCCGAGTGCCTGCCGGATGCGGATGGCAAGGTGATTCTGCCTTCGGCGGTGCGCTATCTGGACAACGGTGGCCGCCAGATCGGCGCCGAGGCCTTGCGCCATCTGACAGATGATCCGCAGAACACCATCGTGTCGGTCAAGCGCTTCATGGGGCGCAGCCTGGACGATATCCGCGCCAGCCATGGCGAGCATCTGCCCTACGAGTTTGTGGCAGAGGATCCGGCCAAGGGCATGGTGCGCATCCGCACGCGCGGCGGCGACAAATCTCCGGTGGAGGTGAGCGCCGAGATTCTGGCTACGCTGCGTTATCGCGCGGAAGATACTTTCAATGACGACCTGTACGGTGCCGTGATCACCGTGCCGGCCTATTTCGATGACGCCCAGCGCCAGGCGACCAAGGATGCGGCCCAGTTGGCCGGCCTGCAGGTACTGCGCCTGATCAACGAACCGACCGCGGCGGCCATTGCCTACGGGCTGGACAACGCCAGCGAAGGCGTCTATGCCGTGTTCGACCTGGGCGGCGGTACCTTCGATATTTCCATCCTGCGCCTGGCGCAAGGCGTGTTCGAGGTGATTGCCACCAGCGGCGATTCCGCGCTGGGCGGTGATGACTATGATCGCGCGCTGGTGCAACAGGTGCTGGAGCGCGCCGGCGTGTCGGTCGGCACTGCCGAAGACCGCGCGGCGTTGATGGTGGCGGCGCGAGCCTGCAAGCATGCGCTGACGGAAAGCGAAAGCGCAGAGTTCATCGCCGAGCTGTCCACCGGAACGCTGCAGCAGACCGTTACCCGTGCGGACTTCGACGCCGCTACCGCAGCCCTGACGCAGCGCTGCATGCAGGTGGTGCAGACCACGCTGCACGATGCGCAATTGCTGCCGTCGGATGTGCAGGGCGTGGTGATGGTGGGCGGCTCCACCCGCATGCCGCACATCCAGCAGGCCGTGGGCCGCTTCTTCGGCACCACGCCGCTGACCAACCTGAATCCCGACGAGGTGGTGGCGCTGGGCGCCGCCATCCAGGCCAACCAGCTGGCCGGCAACAGCACCAACGGCGAATTGCTGCTGCTGGACGTGATTCCGCTCTCGCTGGGCATCGAGACCATGGGCGGGCTGGTGGAGCGCATCATCCCGCGCAACCAGACCATTCCGGTGGCCATGGCGCAGGATTTCACCACCTATCAGGACGGCCAGACCGCCATGAGCCTGCACGTGGTGCAGGGCGAGCGCGACATGGTGCAGGATTGCCGCAGCCTGGCGCGCTTCACGCTGCGCGGCATTCCGCCGATGGCGGCCGGTGCAGCGCGCATCCGCGTGACCTTTACCGTGGATGCCGACGGCCTGCTGCACGTGAGCGCCCGCGAGCAGGGCAGTGGCGTGGAGGCCAGCATCGAGGTCAAGCCGAGCTACGGCCTGAGCGATGACGCCATCGCCACCATGCTGCAGGAAAGCTTCACTACCGCCGAACAGGACATGGCCGCGCGTGCGCTGGCAGAGGCCCGCGTCGATGCCGACCGCATGGTGCTGGCAACGCGCAGTGCCCTGGCGGCCGATGGCGACCTGCTCACAGAAGCCGAACGCCAGTCCATCGAATGGCTGATCGTGGCCCTGCAGGAAACGGCCAAGGGCAGCCAGCCAGCCGACATCGAGGCAGCCACCAAGGCGCTGGCTACCGGCACCGAAGCCTTTGCCGCCATGCGCATGAACCGCGGCATCCAGCAGGCGCTGGCCGGCCACAATATCGAAGAAATCTGA
- the fdx gene encoding ISC system 2Fe-2S type ferredoxin, with protein sequence MPIIKILPHAEYCPEGTEVQIPTGTTICQGLLDNNINMEHACDMVCACTTCHVIVREGFNSLSEQDECEEDMLDRAWGLEPNSRLSCQAMVGTQNLTIEIPKYSINHAKENH encoded by the coding sequence ATGCCTATCATCAAGATCCTGCCCCACGCGGAATACTGTCCCGAGGGCACCGAAGTCCAGATCCCGACAGGCACCACCATCTGCCAGGGCCTGCTGGACAACAACATCAACATGGAGCACGCCTGCGACATGGTCTGCGCCTGCACCACCTGCCACGTCATCGTGCGCGAGGGCTTCAACAGCCTGAGCGAGCAGGACGAGTGCGAGGAAGACATGCTGGACCGTGCCTGGGGCCTGGAGCCCAACTCGCGCCTGTCCTGCCAGGCCATGGTGGGCACGCAGAACCTGACGATCGAGATCCCCAAGTACTCGATCAACCACGCCAAGGAAAACCACTGA